One window from the genome of Glycine soja cultivar W05 chromosome 12, ASM419377v2, whole genome shotgun sequence encodes:
- the LOC114379064 gene encoding uncharacterized protein LOC114379064 isoform X1, with the protein MDTNDPLDFEVEDDLLKCPPINNKRKKIIGLDDLLKDHYIEQDKLLEKRNKQKKKAKTKAKKIESSYDDEDSKEARLTRIVEKCHNQLTAFGEEQEIPPWGVKVFGDKKAFPPLDSPDLGSCNLLQSFLNNKLNSMVELTADKGDIFLEGLLVNGWLSKLAYLCGHVEKTVAIWAFNTMLYSSKEELRNSSSDFWCAILSSEKEVDQAPVKVDWFPEYMDIRRALDIYGFLFKFSSSAKPNNLDSDIEGPPQNIRAWIRCVTACCLIRSKKAIFSTVEAEEIVEIIICLFLDRQFQGLLVLLNDCMEAIVNYFTDQEWCSSCENIAKFIACRVSKDLNCIQTIECISEASSRCKQLRSAVAYQTLLSCFDGVNSGEEILRSLTQINFKDKNCDFYNMYIHLVLTENWVLSNSLIEDNPVIYEMFSLYLQHCSTLISATNLRSYASKVRHRASYLLHFSIYK; encoded by the exons ATGGATACGAACGACCCTTTGGATTTCGAGGTAGAAGACGACCTTCTGAAATGCCCTCCAATTAACAATAAAAG GAAGAAAATTATTGGGTTGGATGATCTTCTTAAAGATCATTACATAGAACAGGACAAGCTTTTAGAGAAGAGGAATAAGCAGAAAAAGAAGGCTAAGACTAAGGCAAAGAAGATTGAAAGTTCCTATGATGATGAAGATAGCAAGGAAGCTAGGTTGACTAGGATTGTTGAGAAATGTCACAATCAG TTGACAGCTTTTGGTGAAGAACAAGAAATTCCACCCTGGGGAGTAAAAGTTTTTGGAGATAAG AAAGCCTTTCCCCCTCTGGACTCTCCTGATCTTGGAAGTTGTAACCTTTTACAGTCCTTTTTGAACAACAAGCTAAATTCCATGGTGGAATTGACTGCGGACAAAG GAGACATTTTTCTTGAAGGGTTACTAGTCAATGGTTGGCTTTCAAAATTAGCTTATCTGTGTGGTCATGTAGAAAAAACAGTAGCCATTTGGGCCTTCAACACAA TGTTATATTCATCAAAAGAAGAGCTCCGTAACTCTTCCAGTGACTTTTGGTGTGCAATTCTTTCTTCTGAAAAGGAG GTTGATCAAGCACCGGTCAAGGTTGATTGGTTTCCTGAATATATGGATATAAGAAGAGCTCTTGACATTTATGGGTTTCTCTTTAAATTTTCATCTAGTGCCAAGCCTAATAATTTAG ATTCTGACATTGAAGGACCACCTCAAAACATTAGAGCTTGGATCAGATGTGTCACTGCTTGTTGTCTGATAAG GAGTAAAAAGGCTATCTTCTCCACTGTAGAAGCTGAAGAGAtagttgaaattattatttgtcTATTCCTAGATCGCCAATTTCAGGGTTTGTTGGTGCTTTTGAATGACTGCATGGAAGCGATTGTCAATTACTTTACAGACCAGGAATGGTGCTCAAGTTGTGAGAACATAGCAAAATTCATTGCTTGCAG AGTCTCAAAGGATTTGAATTGCATTCAGACTATTGAATGTATTTCAGAAGCTAGCTCTCGTTGCAAACAACTTAGGAGTGCTGTTGCTTATCAAACACTGCTTTCTTGTTTTGATGGA GTCAACAGTGGAGAAGAGATCCTCAGATCACTaacacaaattaatttcaaagacaAAAATTGTGATTTCTACAATATGTATATTCACTTAGTTTTGACAGAGAATTGGGTTTTGTCCAACTCATTAATTGAAGACAATCCAGTAATCTATGAGATGTTCTCTCTTTATCTTCAACACTGTTCTACCTTGATTTCAGCCACAAACCTACGATCATATGCATCAAAG GTTCGTCATAGGGCCTCATATCTTCTGCACTTCTCCATCTACAAATAG
- the LOC114379359 gene encoding shugoshin-1-like, with the protein MSMQREKMAKKSIGSLMRKKLSDITNNTNPPLSQQQLDTTLPSDNNFIQQLLKERTALIQLLAERNKIIEASGVELRRLRADVTKLQIQNWNLAQSNSHMLAELNMGRERIKTLQHEILWRAALIKGKNVDVQEKVEIDCEKNPTLSQLQEEDEKAGQPSPKASNDEKHNCMNRRRIRSKSTGSSSASKNTSKDKVKDNGRRLRRHSTTFKTHEHEPLENLFELEDATYLVTQSPISKTGRGKSSDSRNEAPRCSFGRPLRRAVQKVHSYKEIPVNVKMRRLD; encoded by the exons ATGAGCATGCAAAGAGAGAAAATGGCGAAGAAATCCATTGGAAGCTTAATGCGAAAGAAGCTTTCTGATATCACCAACAACACCAATCCTCCTCTCTCTCAACAACAACTTGACACTACTCTTCCCTCCGATAACAATTTCATTCAACAACTCCTCAag GAAAGAACAGCGTTGATTCAACTCCTTGCGGAAAGAAa TAAAATAATTGAAGCGAGTGGGGTGGAGCTGCGGAGGCTGAGAGCAGATGTGACGAAGCTGCAAATCCAAAACTGGAACCTTGCTCAGTCCAATAGCCACATGTTAGCG GAGCTTAACATGGGGAGGGAAAGG ATTAAAACGCTGCAACATGAAATTTTGTGGAGGGCTGCTTTGATTAAAGGAAAGAACGTGGACGTGCAG GAAAAAGTGGAGATTGACTGCGAAAAGAATCCTACATTATCACAGTTACAG GAAGAAGATGAAAAAGCAGGGCAACCATCCCCTAAAGCCAGCAATGATGAAAAACACAACTGCATGAATAGAAGACGCATAAGGAGTAAAT CTACTGGTTCTTCTTCTGCTTCCAAGAATACAAGCAAAGACAAAGTTAAAGACAATGG GAGACGTTTGAGGAGACATTCTACCACGTTCAAAACCCATGAACATGAACCTCTAGAAAATTTGTTCGAGTTAGAGGATGCTACATATCTTGTCACTCAATCTCCAATTTCAAAAACTGGAAGAGGAAAAAGCTCTGATTCAAGGAATGAAGCTCCAAGGTGTTCTTTTGGAAGACCCTTGCGAAGAGCAGTTCAGAAGGTTCATTCTTACAAGGAGATTCCCGTAAATGTCAAGATGCGAAGACTAGACTAA
- the LOC114379064 gene encoding uncharacterized protein LOC114379064 isoform X2, giving the protein MDTNDPLDFEVEDDLLKCPPINNKRKKIIGLDDLLKDHYIEQDKLLEKRNKQKKKAKTKAKKIESSYDDEDSKEARLTRIVEKCHNQLTAFGEEQEIPPWGVKVFGDKKAFPPLDSPDLGSCNLLQSFLNNKLNSMVELTADKGDIFLEGLLVNGWLSKLAYLCGHVEKTVAIWAFNTMLYSSKEELRNSSSDFWCAILSSEKEVDQAPVKVDWFPEYMDIRRALDIYGFLFKFSSSAKPNNLDSDIEGPPQNIRAWIRCVTACCLIRSKKAIFSTVEAEEIVEIIICLFLDRQFQGLLVLLNDCMEAIVNYFTDQEWCSSCENIAKFIACRVSKDLNCIQTIECISEASSRCKQLRSAVAYQTLLSCFDGKSFCFTGSS; this is encoded by the exons ATGGATACGAACGACCCTTTGGATTTCGAGGTAGAAGACGACCTTCTGAAATGCCCTCCAATTAACAATAAAAG GAAGAAAATTATTGGGTTGGATGATCTTCTTAAAGATCATTACATAGAACAGGACAAGCTTTTAGAGAAGAGGAATAAGCAGAAAAAGAAGGCTAAGACTAAGGCAAAGAAGATTGAAAGTTCCTATGATGATGAAGATAGCAAGGAAGCTAGGTTGACTAGGATTGTTGAGAAATGTCACAATCAG TTGACAGCTTTTGGTGAAGAACAAGAAATTCCACCCTGGGGAGTAAAAGTTTTTGGAGATAAG AAAGCCTTTCCCCCTCTGGACTCTCCTGATCTTGGAAGTTGTAACCTTTTACAGTCCTTTTTGAACAACAAGCTAAATTCCATGGTGGAATTGACTGCGGACAAAG GAGACATTTTTCTTGAAGGGTTACTAGTCAATGGTTGGCTTTCAAAATTAGCTTATCTGTGTGGTCATGTAGAAAAAACAGTAGCCATTTGGGCCTTCAACACAA TGTTATATTCATCAAAAGAAGAGCTCCGTAACTCTTCCAGTGACTTTTGGTGTGCAATTCTTTCTTCTGAAAAGGAG GTTGATCAAGCACCGGTCAAGGTTGATTGGTTTCCTGAATATATGGATATAAGAAGAGCTCTTGACATTTATGGGTTTCTCTTTAAATTTTCATCTAGTGCCAAGCCTAATAATTTAG ATTCTGACATTGAAGGACCACCTCAAAACATTAGAGCTTGGATCAGATGTGTCACTGCTTGTTGTCTGATAAG GAGTAAAAAGGCTATCTTCTCCACTGTAGAAGCTGAAGAGAtagttgaaattattatttgtcTATTCCTAGATCGCCAATTTCAGGGTTTGTTGGTGCTTTTGAATGACTGCATGGAAGCGATTGTCAATTACTTTACAGACCAGGAATGGTGCTCAAGTTGTGAGAACATAGCAAAATTCATTGCTTGCAG AGTCTCAAAGGATTTGAATTGCATTCAGACTATTGAATGTATTTCAGAAGCTAGCTCTCGTTGCAAACAACTTAGGAGTGCTGTTGCTTATCAAACACTGCTTTCTTGTTTTGATGGA aaatcattttgttttacaGGTTCGTCATAG
- the LOC114380315 gene encoding uncharacterized protein LOC114380315, translating into MATILTNSSKINSGRFGVLKFIAQVIQGRWFMLCASFFILAGAGGVYVFGSYSEAIKRSQGYDQSTLNFLGFCKDLGGNLGAPIGFIGEVTPPWVVLLIGSVLNFGGYFMIWLVVTGRISKPHVWQVGLYIAIGASSQNFANTGVITTCVKNFPESRGTILGILKGYLGLSGAIMTQLYLAFYGNDSESLILLIAWLPAAISIAFASVIRIMKIGTRQPNEQKTMNNFLFAPIVLALFIMAMIIAQRQIPFSKAAYAGSATVVCVLLIILPLFIAVRKEFSPWNIMEKVLAHAANEVIIEKPQIVEAKEKAKDDPNGSCFSNIFNKPERGEDHTILQALLSIDMLLLLISSFAGYGTNVTVVDNLGQIGESLGYTGNTVRSFVSLVSIWNFFGRVLSGFVSEILLHKYKVPRPMLLVFSHFVTCIGHLLIVFPAPGSVYFASVIIGFSFGVVWPIFYALVSELFGLKHFATLQNCVLMVIPLASYVLNVRVTGFFYDREAKNQLIKSGKEWVKGTELTCIGTECYKLPLIMMACVSFFAGVTSLIFVMRTREFYKSDIYKKFTEKAETELTTSSVVCDEERVSNSGVER; encoded by the coding sequence ATGGCCACCATACTCACAAACAGCAGCAAGATTAATAGTGGGCGATTCGGTGTTCTAAAGTTCATAGCACAAGTAATACAAGGTCGATGGTTTATGCTTTGTGCCTCCTTCTTTATCTTGGCAGGAGCAGGTGGAGTCTATGTGTTTGGATCATACTCAGAAGCAATCAAACGTTCACAAGGTTATGATCAAAGCACACTCAACTTTTTAGGGTTTTGCAAGGACCTTGGTGGAAACTTAGGTGCTCCTATTGGTTTCATTGGAGAGGTTACTCCTCCATGGGTAGTACTCCTCATTGGCTCAGTCCTCAACTTTGGTGGCTATTTCATGATCTGGCTTGTGGTCACTGGCAGAATATCCAAACCACACGTGTGGCAGGTTGGTCTCTACATTGCAATTGGTGCTAGTTCTCAGAACTTTGCCAACACTGGAGTAATAACCACGTGTGTCAAAAACTTCCCAGAAAGTAGAGGCACAATATTAGGTATTTTGAAGGGTTACCTTGGACTAAGTGGAGCTATCATGACACAGCTTTACTTGGCCTTTTATGGGAATGATTCTGAGTCTCTCATTCTTCTCATTGCATGGCTTCCTGCTGCTATATCAATTGCATTTGCTTCTGTGATTCGGATCATGAAGATTGGGACTAGGCAACCCAATGAGCAAAAAacaatgaacaactttcttttTGCACCAATTGTACTTGCATTGTTCATCATGGCAATGATCATTGCTCAGAGACAAATTCCTTTCTCCAAAGCAGCCTATGCTGGAAGTGCAACTGTGGTATGTGTTCTTCTTATTATCCTCCCTTTGTTTATTGCTGTTAGAAAAGAGTTCTCACCGTGGAACATCATGGAAAAAGTACTTGCGCATGCTGCAAATGAGGTAATCATAGAGAAACCACAAATAGTTGAAGCTAAAGAAAAAGCTAAGGATGATCCAAACGGGTCATGTTTTTCCAACATATTCAATAAACCTGAAAGAGGAGAAGATCACACCATTTTGCAAGCACTCTTAAGCATTGAcatgttgttattgttgatttCATCGTTTGCTGGGTATGGAACAAACGTAACAGTGGTGGACAATTTGGGACAAATTGGTGAGTCCCTTGGATACACTGGCAACACAGTGAGATCATTTGTGTCATTAGTAAGCATTTGGAATTTCTTTGGGAGGGTCTTGTCTGGTTTCGTGTCTGAAATTTTACTTCACAAGTACAAAGTTCCTCGCCCTATGTTGTTGGTCTTTTCGCATTTCGTTACATGCATTGGCCACCTTCTTATTGTGTTCCCAGCACCCGGTTCAGTCTATTTTGCATCGGTGATAATTGGATTTTCCTTTGGTGTAGTGTGGCCAATTTTCTATGCACTCGTTTCTGAACTCTTTGGTCTAAAACATTTTGCCACACTGCAGAATTGTGTGCTTATGGTCATTCCTCTTGCATCATATGTGCTGAATGTTAGGGTCACTGGCTTCTTTTACGATAGAGAGGCAAAAAATCAGCTAATAAAAAGTGGCAAAGAATGGGTGAAGGGCACAGAATTGACTTGCATTGGAACTGAATGCTACAAGCTCCCATTGATAATGATGGCATGTGTCTCTTTTTTCGCAGGAGTGACTTCTTTGATCTTTGTGATGAGGACAAGAGAGTTCTATAAAAGTGACATATATAAGAAGTTCACAGAGAAGGCAGAAACGGAGTTGACTACATCTTCGGTTGTTTGTGACGAAGAGCGCGTGAGTAATAGTGGTGTTGAACGTTGA